Part of the Aquila chrysaetos chrysaetos chromosome Z, bAquChr1.4, whole genome shotgun sequence genome is shown below.
GCAGCGTTAGCCACAAAATCCAGCTGCTACCTCTACTCCTTCCTGTAAGGGGAGTTTGATCCACACAGCAGGTAAGATGTGCCCCGATTTTTCCGAGTTCCTCTAGCAAGCGTGTGTCCAGGGGAGTTTAAAACCACAGAGTTAAAGGCATGTGTTGCTCAAGTAGCCAGCCAGAAAGGCAATAATTTAGAACAGAATATACGAGCCTTTTTACATGGAAACTTTTATTCTCACCGAGATCTGTACATTCAAGTTGCACGTACTTTTAAGTCTTTGATGGAGCTAGAGCACAGGACCACAACAGCCCAGTCTGTCTGAGCAGTTTTAAGAGTTTATGCCTCAAAAGTAGCCAGGAAACTTGTGACTATTTCCTTCAGCTTAGCTTCTGTCTGGTCAGAGATCTTCCCTTCAGTCCTGTTAAAAGAGTTCAGTTAAACTTCTGACACAGGAATAAATATATGGTCAATCCCTGACTacgacaaaaaaaaaaaccacaacactttACAACAAACCTTCCAATTTCTAACAAAATTAACAGATGAATTAACACATTTCTGTCCGATGCATGAAGCTATACCACCGAAACTAACGTAGCTTCCCTTCTCCTAAAAAAGTTAGTCCTGTTGAAGAACTAGGTTTGTCAACAAATACTTTCAAAACAGCTATACATAGTTGAACAAGGCTCCACTTTCTATAAAGCTGTGCCTCAGAGATGGAAGGCACATGATTTGACTCATGACAAAACAAGCCAAGACCAGTTTACAGTACAGGGCTATGGAAAGACTCAGTCCCCAACAGTTCactcagcagcagggaaggcagtGAGCAGCACTTAATCCACAGTAGTGTAACGGCTTAAAGCTGTCAAAAAATGGGAACTGAAAAGATTAAGTGACTTAAGTATTGGACTAGAAGAGACATATGCAGGTAGGTTCATTTTAAGCATCAGCTGGATGCTTGTAAACCGTAACCTGGATGCttgaaaaactgtaaaaactgGACAGATGAAGCTGAGCTCTGGACAGCAGCGCAAGGACAGTAGGAATGCTGATTTAACCTCCAGTTCTGGTACAGGCAGCTTAAAGCCTGATGTTCTAGGATACACTAAATTAACAGTTCAGTGGCCATTATCTGCACTCCAGCCATCAAGTCAACACCCTTGGGATAAAGTAAGATAAATCATCATACCTGATCGTGGAGAGGAGAGCCTGGTGCTGGCTCAGAACATGAGCTAGAAAAGCACTCTCAAACTTAGTGATTTTGCTGGGCTCCAGCTTGTCCAAGTGACCTCTTACACCAGCATAGATGACTGCAACCTGTTCCTCAATCGCCATGggcactgcagaaaagaaagcactCGTGCCATTGGTAACTCTTACAGCAGGAGACATCAGTACTACAGAGTCCTCCTTTGGAGATCAATGCACACATACAACATGGTTCAAGTAAGTCTGCATTTACCACATCCACAGAACGGACACGGTAAATGCTGGCACAAAGACCAACCTCATTAGCACAAGAGACTAATGGGAAATGCAGACTTGTTACGTCCAAGACACTCACCATACTGTCCCTGTTTGAGAAGCTCTGTCAGACGTACACCACGGTTCAGCAGCTGTTGTGTGGCAGCATCCAGATCAGACCCAAACTGAGCAAAGGCAGCTACTTCACGATACTGAGCCAATTCCAGCTTCATGGTACCTGCCACCTACAAGACAAGACAAAGGTCAGACTGAGTGTGACCAGTTTTTTAAATGAGCCTAGTCGTTTGCAGGTTATCTTCAGCTGACAGTTGTCGCAAGTCAGCTTTGCCTTGCATACCAGTCAAGTGAATCTCAAGATTCTGACAGATGACTAAACGCATTTCTAAAAATCCCACCATCTGCTTGGCCTTTTAACATGAGCGTGCTATTCCTCCCTAAAATGGGCACAGCTGATATTAAACCTCTCTAATTCCGTATCTGGACTAAAACTAGTGTGGGGTTAAGAAAGCATTCTCTATTTCTAGTTAGATCAGTACCCAGTTCAGCATACTGAAACTTACTAGTCCTACATCTTTACACTGATACTATTTTCCTTCCCCGCCCCCGCCTCAGCAGGCAATGGAAATATCAGAGATCCAAAGTTTGTTCTTTTATACATTCATAATGCTAAGGAATCCAAAGCTTTATTCCCTCTCTATTCACAACTCTTTAGAGTGAAATGGGTTGGAAAGCCTACACACTACTCGTCTCTGATGAGAGGAGCAGCAGTTTCACACTTACCTGCTTCATAGCCCTGGTCTGAGCAGCAGAACCTACACGGGACACAGACAGACCAACATTGATGGCTGGACGGATACCTTTGTAGAACAACTCAGTTTCCAAAAAGATCTGTAggagaaaattgttttattatcATCTCGGTCAGAAGCCTGGAAGCCTCCTCAGAGACCTGCCAGTAAGTTACACAACCTGCCAGTAAGTTACACAGAAGTACCGGCATGGGAAGAAGTCCTACCTGTCCATCAGTGATGGAGATGACGTTGGTTGGAATGTAAGCAGACACATCACCAGCCTGAGTTTCAATGACAGGCAAGGCGGTCAGAGAGCCACCTCCAAAGGCATCATTCATTTTGGCTGCTCTCTCCAGCAGGCGAGAGTGCAGGTAGAACACATCACCTGGGTAGGCTTCACGACCGGGTGGACGACgcagcagcagagacatctGACGATAGGCAACAGCCTGTGTGGTATAAAGAAAGCTCTCAGACTTCAGTAGCTCATTTCAAATTTTGAATTTCTAAACCTGAGGTGATCGTACAGCTACAAACACCAATGCTAGACTATGAGGCCTATAAACAGTATTTCCTGACCTGTTTGGATAAGTCATCATAGATGATTAACGCGTGTTTTCCATTGTCTCTGAAGTACTCCCCCATGGAGCAGCCTGAATAGGGAGCCAAATACTGAAGGGGTGCTGCATCAGATGCTGTTGCAGACACCACAATAGTGTACTTCATGGCATCTGGAAAGAATTGGAGACACACGCCACTGTGAGTATATTACCTCATCACACCCGTCATCAGCAAATACAACACGCACGTGAAGTACTAGTTGCTGAAGCAAGCCCAGGCAACATCACTACATTGTTACAGGAAAGACCGCTGTACTAGATTAACACATCCATTAGCTCAACTAACTCAAGAAGTTTCAAGAGCAAGTTCATGGCAGCTAATGGCTAACACTTGCAGACTTCTTTaccatttaaaatgaagtttagACTTTCACAAAGATACGCTTTGGTTCTAGAAGTAACTCAGCCTTAAAGTCTGTGATTTCCTAGCTTCTGCAAGGAGATACTActggtttttttcacagtacCAAACAAATTACTGTCTTTAAAATGGGGTTTATTTTCCTGCTAGGTATGAGACTGCTTGACCTGCAGGCAAGAGGTAAGGTGCTTGATCTCTTGCAAGCTCTGTTACCTATGCAGCCTTCTTGGTCAATGAGATCACTCATCAAGATCAAGATGCTATCATTTAATCCCTTAGATTTGGGCTGTAGTCTATGTTTTGGCAGTAAAGTCTCTCTTCTAAACTTGCAACTGCCATTCACACCAACTTGCATACATATGAAACTAATGCCAAGTCCATAAATACTTGCAGGCCATAGCTTGTCATCAGGCCTGCCTGACCACCAAGA
Proteins encoded:
- the ATP5F1A gene encoding ATP synthase subunit alpha, mitochondrial; its protein translation is MLSARVAAALARSLPRQAGLISRNTLGAAFVATRNIHASKTCFQKTGTAEVSSILEERILGADTSAELEETGRVLSIGDGIARVYGLRNVQAEEMVEFSSGLKGMSLNLEPDNVGVVVFGNDRLIKEGDIVKRTGAIVDVPVGEELLGRVVDALGNPIDGKGPVTSKTRRRVGLKAPGIIPRISVREPMQTGIKAVDSLVPIGRGQRELIIGDRQTGKTSIAIDTIINQKRFNDGTDEKKKLYCIYVAIGQKRSTVAQLVKRLTDADAMKYTIVVSATASDAAPLQYLAPYSGCSMGEYFRDNGKHALIIYDDLSKQAVAYRQMSLLLRRPPGREAYPGDVFYLHSRLLERAAKMNDAFGGGSLTALPVIETQAGDVSAYIPTNVISITDGQIFLETELFYKGIRPAINVGLSVSRVGSAAQTRAMKQVAGTMKLELAQYREVAAFAQFGSDLDAATQQLLNRGVRLTELLKQGQYVPMAIEEQVAVIYAGVRGHLDKLEPSKITKFESAFLAHVLSQHQALLSTIRTEGKISDQTEAKLKEIVTSFLATFEA